In Carya illinoinensis cultivar Pawnee chromosome 16, C.illinoinensisPawnee_v1, whole genome shotgun sequence, a single window of DNA contains:
- the LOC122299832 gene encoding uncharacterized protein LOC122299832 isoform X3, whose translation MSVSITVMTFNLHEDQPPDSPNSWEKRRDLCISVITSYSPVILCTQQGYDHFGISRKGSQDTSDEHCTIFYDKEKVELVEGGTFWLSESPSVPGSMSWGSVVPCIATWVTFQLKGVEPPGFSFQIVNTNIDENSPRARRRSALLTWQHIASLPPSLSVVYCGGFNTQKESTTGRFLLGRSREHGVVGDMRDVWPNARVRKNVSLIRTYHGFKGNKQGAVEYLKLIFRALCLCWDRQTQDLHVDWILFRGRSLIPVSCEVVNDNIDGYYPSSHYPIFSEFMLPRSVRMLEQPTQEEN comes from the exons ATGAGTGTTTCTATAACAGTGATGACCTTCAACCTCCATGAAGATCAGCCACCAGACAGTCCTAATTCATGGGAAAAGAGGAGGGATTTGTGTATCAGCGTCATCACCAGCTACTCCCCAGTGATCCTCTGTACCCAACAAG GTTATGATCATTTTGGAATATCTAGGAAAGGATCACAAGACACTTCAGATGAACACTGCACCATCTTCTATGATAAGGAGAAG GTAGAGCTGGTAGAAGGTGGAACTTTCTGGTTGTCAGAGTCGCCTTCTGTCCCCGGAAGCATGTCATGGGGTTCTGTTGTTCCATGTATTGCAACATGGGTG ACATTCCAACTGAAAGGAGTCGAGCCACCGGGCTTTTCCTTCCAGATAGTCAATACAAATATAGATGAGAACAGCCCTCGTGCCCGTAGACGAAGTGCTTTACTCACATGGCAGCACATTGCATCCCTACCTCCTAGCTTATCGGTTGTATACTGTGGCGGCTTCAATACACAAAAGGAATCAACTACAGGGCGTTTTCTACTTGGGAGATCAAG AGAGCATGGTGTAGTGGGGGATATGAGGGATGTATGGCCCAATGCCCGTGTGAGAAAAAATGTCTCTctcatacgcacttaccatggATTCAAAG GTAACAAGCAAGGAGCTGTTGAATACCTCAAACTGATTTTTAGAGCTCTTTGCCTTTGCTGGGATCGCCAAACTCAGGATCTACACGTAGATTGGATTCTCTTCAGGGGTAGATCTCTAATTCCTGTTTCTTGTGAAGTGGTGAATGATAACATTGATGGGTACTATCCATCCTCGCACTATCCCATATTTTCCGAGTTCATGCTTCCTCGTAGTGTGAGAATGCTTGAACAACCTACTCAAGAGGAAAATTAA
- the LOC122299832 gene encoding uncharacterized protein LOC122299832 isoform X2, with the protein MSVSITVMTFNLHEDQPPDSPNSWEKRRDLCISVITSYSPVILCTQQGVKSQLDYLQQGLPGYDHFGISRKGSQDTSDEHCTIFYDKEKVELVEGGTFWLSESPSVPGSMSWGSVVPCIATWVTFQLKGVEPPGFSFQIVNTNIDENSPRARRRSALLTWQHIASLPPSLSVVYCGGFNTQKESTTGRFLLGRSREHGVVGDMRDVWPNARVRKNVSLIRTYHGFKGNKQGAVEYLKLIFRALCLCWDRQTQDLHVDWILFRGRSLIPVSCEVVNDNIDGYYPSSHYPIFSEFMLPRSVRMLEQPTQEEN; encoded by the exons ATGAGTGTTTCTATAACAGTGATGACCTTCAACCTCCATGAAGATCAGCCACCAGACAGTCCTAATTCATGGGAAAAGAGGAGGGATTTGTGTATCAGCGTCATCACCAGCTACTCCCCAGTGATCCTCTGTACCCAACAAG GAGTAAAATCCCAGTTGGATTATCTTCAGCAGGGCTTGCCag GTTATGATCATTTTGGAATATCTAGGAAAGGATCACAAGACACTTCAGATGAACACTGCACCATCTTCTATGATAAGGAGAAG GTAGAGCTGGTAGAAGGTGGAACTTTCTGGTTGTCAGAGTCGCCTTCTGTCCCCGGAAGCATGTCATGGGGTTCTGTTGTTCCATGTATTGCAACATGGGTG ACATTCCAACTGAAAGGAGTCGAGCCACCGGGCTTTTCCTTCCAGATAGTCAATACAAATATAGATGAGAACAGCCCTCGTGCCCGTAGACGAAGTGCTTTACTCACATGGCAGCACATTGCATCCCTACCTCCTAGCTTATCGGTTGTATACTGTGGCGGCTTCAATACACAAAAGGAATCAACTACAGGGCGTTTTCTACTTGGGAGATCAAG AGAGCATGGTGTAGTGGGGGATATGAGGGATGTATGGCCCAATGCCCGTGTGAGAAAAAATGTCTCTctcatacgcacttaccatggATTCAAAG GTAACAAGCAAGGAGCTGTTGAATACCTCAAACTGATTTTTAGAGCTCTTTGCCTTTGCTGGGATCGCCAAACTCAGGATCTACACGTAGATTGGATTCTCTTCAGGGGTAGATCTCTAATTCCTGTTTCTTGTGAAGTGGTGAATGATAACATTGATGGGTACTATCCATCCTCGCACTATCCCATATTTTCCGAGTTCATGCTTCCTCGTAGTGTGAGAATGCTTGAACAACCTACTCAAGAGGAAAATTAA
- the LOC122299832 gene encoding uncharacterized protein LOC122299832 isoform X4, protein MGKEEGFVYQRHHQLLPSDPLYPTRSKIPVGLSSAGLARKGSQDTSDEHCTIFYDKEKVELVEGGTFWLSESPSVPGSMSWGSVVPCIATWVTFQLKGVEPPGFSFQIVNTNIDENSPRARRRSALLTWQHIASLPPSLSVVYCGGFNTQKESTTGRFLLGRSREHGVVGDMRDVWPNARVRKNVSLIRTYHGFKGNKQGAVEYLKLIFRALCLCWDRQTQDLHVDWILFRGRSLIPVSCEVVNDNIDGYYPSSHYPIFSEFMLPRSVRMLEQPTQEEN, encoded by the exons ATGGGAAAAGAGGAGGGATTTGTGTATCAGCGTCATCACCAGCTACTCCCCAGTGATCCTCTGTACCCAACAAG GAGTAAAATCCCAGTTGGATTATCTTCAGCAGGGCTTGCCag GAAAGGATCACAAGACACTTCAGATGAACACTGCACCATCTTCTATGATAAGGAGAAG GTAGAGCTGGTAGAAGGTGGAACTTTCTGGTTGTCAGAGTCGCCTTCTGTCCCCGGAAGCATGTCATGGGGTTCTGTTGTTCCATGTATTGCAACATGGGTG ACATTCCAACTGAAAGGAGTCGAGCCACCGGGCTTTTCCTTCCAGATAGTCAATACAAATATAGATGAGAACAGCCCTCGTGCCCGTAGACGAAGTGCTTTACTCACATGGCAGCACATTGCATCCCTACCTCCTAGCTTATCGGTTGTATACTGTGGCGGCTTCAATACACAAAAGGAATCAACTACAGGGCGTTTTCTACTTGGGAGATCAAG AGAGCATGGTGTAGTGGGGGATATGAGGGATGTATGGCCCAATGCCCGTGTGAGAAAAAATGTCTCTctcatacgcacttaccatggATTCAAAG GTAACAAGCAAGGAGCTGTTGAATACCTCAAACTGATTTTTAGAGCTCTTTGCCTTTGCTGGGATCGCCAAACTCAGGATCTACACGTAGATTGGATTCTCTTCAGGGGTAGATCTCTAATTCCTGTTTCTTGTGAAGTGGTGAATGATAACATTGATGGGTACTATCCATCCTCGCACTATCCCATATTTTCCGAGTTCATGCTTCCTCGTAGTGTGAGAATGCTTGAACAACCTACTCAAGAGGAAAATTAA
- the LOC122299832 gene encoding uncharacterized protein LOC122299832 isoform X1, translating into MSVSITVMTFNLHEDQPPDSPNSWEKRRDLCISVITSYSPVILCTQQGPSSSPYSRLYMSKIPVGLSSAGLARKGSQDTSDEHCTIFYDKEKVELVEGGTFWLSESPSVPGSMSWGSVVPCIATWVTFQLKGVEPPGFSFQIVNTNIDENSPRARRRSALLTWQHIASLPPSLSVVYCGGFNTQKESTTGRFLLGRSREHGVVGDMRDVWPNARVRKNVSLIRTYHGFKGNKQGAVEYLKLIFRALCLCWDRQTQDLHVDWILFRGRSLIPVSCEVVNDNIDGYYPSSHYPIFSEFMLPRSVRMLEQPTQEEN; encoded by the exons ATGAGTGTTTCTATAACAGTGATGACCTTCAACCTCCATGAAGATCAGCCACCAGACAGTCCTAATTCATGGGAAAAGAGGAGGGATTTGTGTATCAGCGTCATCACCAGCTACTCCCCAGTGATCCTCTGTACCCAACAAGGTCCCTCTTCCTCTCCATACTCGCGCCTGTacat GAGTAAAATCCCAGTTGGATTATCTTCAGCAGGGCTTGCCag GAAAGGATCACAAGACACTTCAGATGAACACTGCACCATCTTCTATGATAAGGAGAAG GTAGAGCTGGTAGAAGGTGGAACTTTCTGGTTGTCAGAGTCGCCTTCTGTCCCCGGAAGCATGTCATGGGGTTCTGTTGTTCCATGTATTGCAACATGGGTG ACATTCCAACTGAAAGGAGTCGAGCCACCGGGCTTTTCCTTCCAGATAGTCAATACAAATATAGATGAGAACAGCCCTCGTGCCCGTAGACGAAGTGCTTTACTCACATGGCAGCACATTGCATCCCTACCTCCTAGCTTATCGGTTGTATACTGTGGCGGCTTCAATACACAAAAGGAATCAACTACAGGGCGTTTTCTACTTGGGAGATCAAG AGAGCATGGTGTAGTGGGGGATATGAGGGATGTATGGCCCAATGCCCGTGTGAGAAAAAATGTCTCTctcatacgcacttaccatggATTCAAAG GTAACAAGCAAGGAGCTGTTGAATACCTCAAACTGATTTTTAGAGCTCTTTGCCTTTGCTGGGATCGCCAAACTCAGGATCTACACGTAGATTGGATTCTCTTCAGGGGTAGATCTCTAATTCCTGTTTCTTGTGAAGTGGTGAATGATAACATTGATGGGTACTATCCATCCTCGCACTATCCCATATTTTCCGAGTTCATGCTTCCTCGTAGTGTGAGAATGCTTGAACAACCTACTCAAGAGGAAAATTAA
- the LOC122299454 gene encoding leucine aminopeptidase 1-like encodes MAAIVVSWASTVLLFASSSRSSPSLVFRKLQSSASLRVSFAVSPFCSRRGSLMAHTLARATLGLTLPANIEPPKVSFAATEIDVTEWKGDILAVGVTEKDMVKDDNSKFENSILKKLDSQLGGLLADASLEEDFTGKAGQSTVLRLPGLGSKRVGLIGLGQSASTTAAFQGLGEAVAAAAKAARASDVAIVLASSEGLSAELKLGTASAIASGTVLGLYEDNRYKSESKKPTLKSVDILGLGTGPELEKKLKYAEDVSSAVIFGRELVNSPANVLTPAVLAEEASKIASLYSDVLSATILNAEQCKELKMGSYLAVAAASANPPHFIHLCYKPPSGSSKVKLALVGKGLTFDSGGYNIKTGPGCSIELMKFDMGGSAAVLGAAKAIGQIKPPGVEVHFIVAACENMISGTGMRPGDIVTASNGKTIEVNNTDAEGRLTLADALLYACDQGVDKIVDLATLTGACIVALGPSIAGVFTPSDDLAKEVFAASEVSGEKLWRMPMEESYWESMKSGVADMVNTGGRQGGAITAALFLKQFVDEKVKWMHIDIAGPAWNEKKRTATGFGISTLVEWVLKNSS; translated from the exons ATGGCCGCCATTGTTGTTTCTTGGGCCTCCACAGTACTTCTTTTTGCTTCGTCTTCTCGCTCTTCTCCGTCCTTGGTTTTCAGAAAGCTACAGTCTTCCGCTTCACTTCGAGTTTCTTTCGCGGTCTCGCCCTTTTGCTCTCGCAGAGGCAGCCTCATGGCTCACACTCTCGCCCGGGCAACTCTTGGTCTCACTTTGCCCGCTAACATCGAACCCCccaag GTCTCATTTGCTGCGACAGAGATTGATGTGACAGAATGGAAGGGAGACATACTTGCAGTGGGTGTGACAGAGAAAGACATGGTGAAGGATGATAACTCGAAGTTTGAGAATTCAATTTTGAAGAAGCTCGATTCTCAGTTGGGTGGTTTGTTGGCTGACGCCTCTTTGGAGGAGGATTTTACAGGAAAGGCTGGCCAGTCAACAGTTCTTAGGCTTCCGGGTCTTGGCTCAAAGAGGGTCGGATTGATTGGTCTTGGACAGTCTGCTTCAACTACGGCTGCTTTTCAGGGTCTTGGTGAGGCTGTTGCAGCTGCAGCCAAGGCTGCTCGAGCAAGTGATGTTGCTATCGTGCTGGCCTCTTCCGAGGGCCTCTCTGCTGAATTGAAACTTGGCACAGCTTCGGCAATTGCATCTG GAACTGTGCTTGGGTTATATGAAGATAATAGATATAAATCAGAGTCAAAGAAACCTACTCTCAAGTCTGTGGATATCCTTGGCCTTGGAACTGGACCTGAACTGGAAAAGAAGCTCAAGTATGCGGAAGATGTTTCTTCTGCAGTAATTTTTGGGCGGGAACTTGTGAATTCACCAGCGAATGTCCTCACCCCTG CGGTACTAGCTGAAGAGGCTTCAAAGATTGCTTCCTTGTACAGTGATGTTCTTTCTGCTACAATTTTAAATGCTGAGCAATGCAAAGAATTGAAGATGGGGTCATATCTGGCTGTAGCTGCTGCCTCTGCAAATCCCCCTCACTTTATACATTTATGTTACAAACCTCCAAGTGGATCTTCCAAAGTCAAGTTGGCCTTAGTAGGAAAAGGCTTGACCTTTGACAG TGGTGGCTACAACATAAAAACAGGACCTGGCTGTTCCATTGAGCTCATGAAATTTGATATGGGGGGTTCAGCAGCAGTTCTAGGTGCGGCAAAAGCTATTGGTCAAATTAAACCTCCTGGTGTGGAG GTTCATTTCATTGTGGCAGCTTGTGAGAATATGATAAGTGGAACTGGAATGAGGCCTGGAGACATTGTTACCGCATCAAATGGAAAGACCATTGAG GTTAATAACACAGATGCTGAGGGTAGGCTTACCCTGGCAGATGCTTTGCTATATGCTTGTGACCAAGGTGTTGACAAG ATAGTTGACCTGGCAACCTTAACTGGGGCTTGCATAGTCGCTCTTGGCCCTTCAATTGCAG GTGTCTTTACGCCCAGTGATGACTTGGCCAAGGAGGTATTTGCAGCTTCAGAGGTCAGTGGGGAGAAACTTTGGAGAATGCCAATGGAGGAAAGTTATTGGGAGTCGATGAAATCAGGAGTAGCTGATATGGTCAACACTGGTGGTCGTCAAGGTGGTGCTATCACTGCAGCTCTCTTCTTGAAACAG TTTGTTGATGAAAAGGTTAAGTGGATGCACATAGACATCGCTGGCCCAGCTTGGAACGAGAAGAAACGTACTGCAACAGGCTTTGGCATTTCTACTCTGGTAGAGTGGGTTTTGAAGAACTCTTCTTAG